Genomic segment of Zonotrichia leucophrys gambelii isolate GWCS_2022_RI unplaced genomic scaffold, RI_Zleu_2.0 Scaffold_317_59995, whole genome shotgun sequence:
tcaacaaGTTTCCCAGTGAGAAGAATCAGGGGGGAAATCATCTCACAAAACCTCTTTTAGAAACTCCTGCAGAAAACttgttgggtttggggctgggataTGGGGTTGGTGTGGGGTTTTCTTGCAAGGTAACATTAGACCTGATGCGCTTGCTTCACATTTTCAGGTCATCCTCACAGCCAGATGAGTTCCAACAACATAAATCCCAAAGAAAATTGTTGCTGGACACCAAAGAAAATTCTTCTGTGGTGAGGCTGGAGTCCTCTGGGAATTCCCTTCCCATGTGCAGaaacctccagctgctgctcccagtgcagggTCCCCCTGTGCTCACAGGcctctgcagccactgcagaaTTTGCCTCTTTCCATGGCCGCCGTTTCCCTGAAGTAAGGAGGTTCTCCTTCCACCATCTCGATGGTCACAATGCCAAAGGCCCAGATGTCCACCTTGGGGCCATAAGGAGATCTGGTCACAACTTCTGGGGCCATCCAGTGAGCAGTGCCCACCATGGAGCTGCGCTGgtcctgctcagggctgagctgagcgCAGAGGCCAAAATCAGCTGAGGACAGAAACAAACCCTGTCAAAGGCAGCTGGAATGAGGAAACCAAGCACCAAGATTCCCCACTCTCAGTCTGAGAGTGCAGTAGTGAAgtcagctggaaaagccctcaggGCTGTAGCCAAGGGAAGATGGAACTGGACCCTTCAAGAAACCGCGGAGGAAGGGGCGGGGGATGTGAGAGAGAAGAGGGGAAGGAggcgggaggaggagcaggggcagtCGTGGGCAGGGAGCAATTGAACCGGGGCAAGAGAAGGGGGAgatgaggagaggagcagaaacaggaaaagtaGCGGGGATCCCCCGGCCTTCATCGAGGTGTCCACGGGGGGGCCAGGAAGATGTGGAACCCCCAGCCAGGTGTGTTCCCATCACAGGGGGCTCTGACCCTGGGGGTCACCCGGGATTATCCAGCGTGGATCCTCCCAtgggggatggagatgggactGGCACCAGCAGCCATTTTCCCTGGTGTCACGGTTTGatgctggcacaatgccagtgcccccatgaaaatacattctccctggtgtctgctgtgagatgtgaccaggaaaaGAGCgaagcaggctccagcttcggaatacaaagaaaaaaactttattaatttacaatatataaaagaaacacacagaaataatgaaaaccttccaaacattcctcctccccccaacCAAATTCCCAATACATCACAGTAAGGCAAAACCTTGGACTCGCAATTCAGTTGCCACCCCTCAGGTCACCAACTGTCAGTCCATCACCACCCCTCAGATAATCAActctcagttcatcaaggagagaggagtccctcttgtgcCACAGGCTTGCCCCGGAAACGCAGTTGAaacctcttgtgtttccatgtcacacgTGGCACCGCCCGGAGATCATTTCCCatggtgacatcttccttccatgcccagtgctctcaccactgcacacgcaccagagctgcttctggggttccccttttaaggatgctttgcccaGTTCCAAAAATGAAcacagtctctcacttttggGACACCTGTTCCTCCCAAATTCACCCCCTGGTGCCGAGGGGTCTCAAGAACAAAGATCTTCTTCCTCACTGAAGGCAGAGGGCACCACCACCCTCCTCATCCATCTCTGTTCATGCCGCTCCTTCACATCACATCCCTGCACTCTCTTGGCACCAAGCCATTGCCTgcccctaaatgcagtctctctgtcacaggaaaaatggttctgtccatggctgcacaagaaaagtccagccaaaggccactccatcatctcctcctGCCTAGGATTCTTCTCAACTTCTTCTgacatctttcacttgcacGGACTTTGATCACACTTGCCCATTTTCTCCTATTTCGTCCCTatcttctcattcagctccaggaggatcagcatttgtaaggtttccatcatccaagaaaagggttaaaatctcgggctctgcctgcccagaacTCCCACGCTGGCCCTGCCGGGCACCTTCTCTCTGCACCCCTTCTCCTTCTCGGCTGTGCTGCCAGCGCATgatatcaaatttcaaggtggcacaggcacagacaccggctctctctctctctctgtggccgctgcccgatgtctctcagtgctcctccacccttccatcgTGCAGGGGCCTTCACCTCCCTTCTCTGTCCAAGGCCCGGCTCCCCTCACCCGGCcgcatggcttcccctcccGCACCCAGCCCgcagccgggcagggcagctctgaacCTTTCAACCACCGAACCAAGAGAGCTTCccctgggagttctctgcttttaaccccctgtgtGCTCAGAGGTGAATCCATGTCCTCAGgggccacaccaggtgccattattcaaatctgagcactgATTGGTTTGATCACaacatcccaaaaatctcacttccttttcaaactaGGACAGCGGGACAAAGGGATCCGAGCAGAAAATCCTGAAAGAACTCAGTAACCCCAAAATAGGAGCTAAATGTGAAATGAGCGGCTTTGATTGTCCACCACAGCCCGCTCCTCTCTATCCCGCATCCAGCTGCCCAGCGCCCCAAGGTTTCCCCTcgccaaaaaacccccagcccggggctgcaggggcCCGGAAAGGCCTGAGCCAATGGGAGCGCAGGCAGGCGGCATCTTAGCCAATGAGAGCTCGGGGCGTTGGATTGCCTCATCGGTTGCCGGGCAGAGCCCGTGGCCCGTCTCTCCCCAGAAGCGGCGGCAGCCAATGAGAGCGCGCGGCGCTGCCGAGCCCGCCCTGCTCCGGACTGGCGCTCCCAGCGCAGCGCGGCTgctttggggctgctgctccctgcccggccccggccaTGGGGCGAGGGGCGGCAGCTGGggccctgctggtggcactggtggtgctgggagccCCCCCGGCTGCGGGTGCGGAGCTCTCGGGTGAGGGGGGGGGCGGGAGACGCTGGGAGagggggggagaagggggaaaagggggcgaAGGGGGGAACCCGTAatggaagggcaggaggaggggaccCCCTAAGGGAGAGCGGGAGGGACtgaggggtggggggaggagagggagcggTGGGagagggtggggaaggggcaAAAGCGGAGGTGGGACACCATATCTGAGcgggagggggctggggattggggaatttgtgggaaaatggggaaatgggaccccaaaagtGATTTGGGGAGCGGCCGGAGGTGGGAGGGGAGACGATGTggaaggggaaatgggggaaggGCGGCAAAGAGGAAGCGGCAGCGCGGGCAGGAGGGTCCCATGGCGGCCGAGGGGCGCAGGTTGTGCGGAGTGGGGATCCGGGGTGGGCCCggagctctggggatgctgggaGAGGGTGGTGGGTTGGCACcccctgtcctgtgtcctgcACACTCAGGGATGTTCCAGAGGATGACAAAGTCCGAGTGTTACTTCAGTAACGACACGGAGAAGGTGAAGTACGTCCAGAGATCCATCTACAATCGCGATCAGTTCATAAAGTTCAACAGCGACGTGGGGCACTTTGTGGGGTTTACCCGCTATGGGGAGAAGTTGGCCAAGCGCTGGAACAGCAACGCGGTATTCATGGAGGACAGACGGACTGCGGTTGACTGGTTCTGCCGGTGCTGGTACAAGAACTTTACCCCGTTCATCACGGAGCGCCGAGGTGAGCACGAGGGAGAGCGTGTCCCCTCGGGGCCTGCCCTGCCAGTGACCCTGGAGCCCCTCAAAATCTCCCTGGGCATCggcccagagccctcagccctcctTGTGCCGACCCCCGGGGTTTCCAGatcctcccagtccctcccggtgcccccccgcGCGTCCATTTCAGCGACCCGTAAAGTTGACACTTCTCAACCAATGAAATGGCATCGTGTTCATGACTCATCTGTTGCTAGGCAGACCCGCAGCAAAGAGTGCCTCGCGCCGGACTCGCCCTCCCACTGCCGCGCACttcattcccagttcctccctgtgccaccaagatccctcccagtgccattccAGTCCCTCCAAGACCATGCCCAGTTCCtccccagtctctcccagtccattcccagtctcTTCCCAGTTCATTCACAGTTCACTCTTAGACCTCCACCCTCTCTTCCAGTTCCCCCATTCCTTCCCACCTCTCTGTGTCACCCAActccctcccagtctctcccactCCCTCCGAGCACATTCCCAATCCATCCGAGCccatccccagtccctcccaccACATTCCCCAATCCATTCCCTGTCACTCCGAGTCCATTTcagtccattcccagccctcccctctctctcccagtgccccccagctgatcccagtgtgtccccgctctctctctctgtctctcccagtgtcccccagcgTGTCCATCTCGCTGGTGCCCCCCTCgagctcccagcccggccccggccgcctgCTCTGCTCCGTGATGGATTTCtaccctgctgccatccaggtGAGGTGGttccagggccagcaggagctctcGGAGCACGTGGTGGCCACCGACGTGGTCCCCAACGGGGACTGGACCtaccagctgctggtgctgctggaaaccCCCCCCCGGTGCGGGCTCAGCTACAGCTGCCAGGTGGAGCAcgtcagcctggagcagcccctgaggcGGCACTGGGGTACGGGGGAGCCCCTGGGGGCGCTGGCAGAGCcactgggagggagctggagagagccGGGCTGGAactgggagaggggctgggggctgggcaagggctgggcaggggtttgggggatgctggggagggtgggatggggttgggggggtcctggtgggcactgggagggagttTGTGGGCGCTGGGTGCAAAGGGCAGGGGTTTGGAGGATGCTGGATGcgactgggagggactggaatgAGCCTGGAGGGGGCGCTCGGAGCGCCTTGGTGTGTCGgtgagaggttttgggggggctgAGCCCTGCGGACCCCCCAGAGATGCCGCCGGACGCCGCCCGCATCAAGATATTGATGGGGATTGGGGGCTTCGTCTTGGGCTTGGTCTTCCTGGCGCTGGGGCTCGGCTTCTCCCTGCGCAAGAAGGTCAGGGCGGGTGCCGGGGGTGGCGTCCCCCCCGTAGCGGAGCGTGTGCGCTCCCGCCGGGGCCCCCAGCCCGGTGTCACCCCCTTTtctctgcccacagagctcctgagccggcggcggccgcag
This window contains:
- the LOC135441506 gene encoding class II histocompatibility antigen, B-L beta chain-like — its product is MFQRMTKSECYFSNDTEKVKYVQRSIYNRDQFIKFNSDVGHFVGFTRYGEKLAKRWNSNAVFMEDRRTAVDWFCRCWYKNFTPFITERRVSPSVSISLVPPSSSQPGPGRLLCSVMDFYPAAIQVRWFQGQQELSEHVVATDVVPNGDWTYQLLVLLETPPRCGLSYSCQVEHVSLEQPLRRHWEMPPDAARIKILMGIGGFVLGLVFLALGLGFSLRKKSS